The Streptomyces sp. HUAS MG91 sequence CGATGACATGACCCACCGCACCCGTCTCCCGTTCCGCGCCCGGGGTCCGGGAGCCCTGGTCACCGGTGGTTCCCGGGGACTGGGCCTGTTCATCGCCCGGCACCTCGCCGAGCGCGGGTGCACCGTGACCATCGCCGCCCGTGACGCCGACGAGCTGGAGCGTGCGGCGGCGCAGCTGCGCGAGGAGACCGGGGCGACCGTGCACGCGGCCGTGTGCGACGTGCGCGACCGGGACGCCGTCCGCGGCGTACTGCGCGCGGTTCGCGAGCGCGACGGTCTCGACATCGTGATCGCCAATGCCGGTGTCATCCAGGTCGCACCCGTCGAGGCGGTCGGCTCCGCCGAGTTCGCCGACGCCATGGACACGATGTTCTACGGCGCACTGCACACCTCTCTCGAAGCGCTGCCGTATCTGCGTGAGAGCCGTGGCCGTCTGGGCCTGATCGGCTCCGTCGGCGGGCTGCTCGGAGTGCCGCACCTGCTGCCGTACTCGTGCGCCAAGGCCGCCGTCGGGGCCCTCGCCGAGGGGCTGCACGCGGAGGCGGCGGGGTCGGGCGTGAGCGTCACGGCGGTCCATCCCGGGCTGATGCGGACCGGCTCGCACCGGCAGGCCGAGTTCGGCGGCGACGCGAGCGCCGAGTTCGGCTGGTTCAGCGCCGCCGCCGGCGCCCCGCTGCTGTCGATGGACGCGGACCGGGCGGCCCGCAGGATCGTGGACGCGGTGATCCAGCGGCGGGCCCGGCTGGTGCTCACCGCGCCGGCGAAGGCGGCCCAGCTCGCGCACGGGGTGGCTCCCGGTCTCACCACCCGGCTCAGCGGTGTCGTCGCGCGGCTGCTGCCGTCCGCGTCGGGCCGGAGCCCGCTGCGCCAGGGCGCCGAGGCCGGAGAGCCCCGGAACCCGGTCGCGCGCCGGATCCGGTCCTGGGGAAGCGCACGCAACGACCGGGCGGTACGCGAGGCCAACCAGCAGGAGCCCGGGCCCCGCACCAGTTCGTAGGCCCGCCCGCCGGTGCGGTCGTGCGGCGCTGCGGGTGCCCCGGTCCCGTACGCGTGTGACCGTTGATCGTCAGGGGGTACCGGCGTTCGCGATCCGGACGGAGGAGCTCTCACCGTGAGTGAGAAGAACGACAAGCCCGCGCGGCACGGCCTGCGGGCCTATCACGACAAACGGAACTTCGATCGCACGCGGGAGCCGCACGGTGAGCAGGAGGGTGCGGACGGGCGGGGCGGGCCAGACGGATCGGACGACGCGCCCAGCCGGCCCGTGTTCGTCGTCCAGATCCACGACGCGAGCACCCTGCACTTCGACTTCCGCCTGGAGGTCGACGGGGTGCTCAAGTCCTGGTCCATCCCCGAAGGGCCCTCCACGGACTCCCGGGACAGGAGGCTCGCCCTCCCCACCGAGGACCATCCCTTGTCGTACAAGGACTTCGAAAGGCTGATCCCGGAGGGTGAGTACGGCGGCGGCACCGTGATCGTCTGGGACGCCGGTACGTACCGGCCCACCAGCCACGACGCACACGACCGGCCGGTGCCGTTCGGCGACGCGCTCGACGGCGGGCACGCCACCTTCGAACTGCACGGCGACAAGCTGCACGGCCAGTACGCCCTCACCCGCTTCCACGGTCGCGAGGAGAAGTCCGGCGCCGCCTCCGCGAAGCCGACCTGGCTGCTCGTGCGCACCGGATCCGGGCACCACGGCGACGGCACC is a genomic window containing:
- a CDS encoding DNA polymerase ligase N-terminal domain-containing protein, with amino-acid sequence MSEKNDKPARHGLRAYHDKRNFDRTREPHGEQEGADGRGGPDGSDDAPSRPVFVVQIHDASTLHFDFRLEVDGVLKSWSIPEGPSTDSRDRRLALPTEDHPLSYKDFERLIPEGEYGGGTVIVWDAGTYRPTSHDAHDRPVPFGDALDGGHATFELHGDKLHGQYALTRFHGREEKSGAASAKPTWLLVRTGSGHHGDGTPDPRRARSVRSGRTLRQVAEAEGGER
- a CDS encoding SDR family NAD(P)-dependent oxidoreductase encodes the protein MTHRTRLPFRARGPGALVTGGSRGLGLFIARHLAERGCTVTIAARDADELERAAAQLREETGATVHAAVCDVRDRDAVRGVLRAVRERDGLDIVIANAGVIQVAPVEAVGSAEFADAMDTMFYGALHTSLEALPYLRESRGRLGLIGSVGGLLGVPHLLPYSCAKAAVGALAEGLHAEAAGSGVSVTAVHPGLMRTGSHRQAEFGGDASAEFGWFSAAAGAPLLSMDADRAARRIVDAVIQRRARLVLTAPAKAAQLAHGVAPGLTTRLSGVVARLLPSASGRSPLRQGAEAGEPRNPVARRIRSWGSARNDRAVREANQQEPGPRTSS